From Cellulomonas fimi ATCC 484, a single genomic window includes:
- the trhA gene encoding PAQR family membrane homeostasis protein TrhA encodes MRTTSVPGTGVTETLGEVADAIKPKLRGWIHAGVAPFVLAASIVLVALSPTPAARWANLVFGISAVMLFGTSAVYHRGRWSPRVQGVLRRLDHTNIFLIIAGTYTPLAVLLLPASTARTLLVIVWAGALVGLLARVLWLGAPRWVYVPIYLALGWVAVGFLPQFWQSGGPAIVWLVATGGLAYTLGAIVYGLKRPNPSPRWFGFHEVFHTLTVVGYGCHYVAVSIATYGSA; translated from the coding sequence ATGCGCACCACCTCCGTGCCCGGTACGGGAGTCACCGAGACGCTCGGCGAGGTCGCCGACGCCATCAAGCCCAAGCTCCGCGGCTGGATCCACGCGGGCGTGGCCCCGTTCGTGCTCGCGGCCTCGATCGTGCTCGTCGCCCTGTCCCCCACGCCCGCCGCGCGCTGGGCCAACCTCGTGTTCGGCATCTCCGCCGTGATGCTGTTCGGCACGAGCGCCGTCTACCACCGGGGCCGCTGGTCGCCGCGCGTGCAGGGCGTCCTGCGGCGCCTCGACCACACCAACATCTTCCTCATCATCGCCGGGACCTACACGCCGCTCGCGGTGCTCCTGCTGCCGGCGTCGACCGCACGCACGCTGCTCGTCATCGTCTGGGCCGGCGCGCTCGTCGGACTGCTCGCGCGCGTCCTGTGGCTCGGCGCCCCCCGCTGGGTGTACGTGCCGATCTACCTCGCGCTCGGCTGGGTCGCGGTCGGGTTCCTGCCGCAGTTCTGGCAGTCGGGCGGCCCCGCGATCGTCTGGCTCGTCGCGACGGGCGGCCTCGCGTACACCCTGGGCGCCATCGTGTACGGCCTCAAGCGCCCCAACCCGAGCCCGCGCTGGTTCGGCTTCCACGAGGTCTTCCACACGCTGACGGTCGTGGGCTACGGCTGCCACTACGTCGCCGTGTCGATCGCGACGTACGGGTCGGCCTGA
- a CDS encoding nitrilase-related carbon-nitrogen hydrolase, protein MSTRPQPPVRPAVRVTVAQVAVSEDHAANRELVVEAFATAERVRADLLVLPEYASGFRAAGVGVEHAEPLDGPFVRLLRERAAATGVAVVAGTTLPGGSTGDGSGGAAPRAVNAVVAVDGAGALVGAYRKVHLYDAFGHRESDRLEPGPADAPPLVLDVGGLRFGVLTCYDLRFPESARRVVDAGAQVLVVPAAWASGELKAMHWRTLAVARAIENTAAVVAVGQAGRGVTGRSLVVGPDGVVGLELDEQPAVRTVDVDGALLARVRETNPSLQNRRYAVVPRG, encoded by the coding sequence GTGAGCACGCGTCCGCAGCCGCCGGTCCGTCCCGCCGTGCGGGTGACGGTGGCGCAGGTCGCGGTGAGCGAGGACCACGCCGCGAACCGGGAGCTCGTCGTGGAGGCGTTCGCGACGGCCGAGCGCGTGCGTGCGGACCTGCTCGTGCTGCCCGAGTACGCGTCGGGCTTCCGGGCCGCGGGCGTGGGGGTCGAGCACGCCGAGCCGCTCGACGGTCCGTTCGTGCGGCTGCTGCGCGAGCGTGCGGCGGCGACGGGCGTCGCGGTCGTGGCGGGCACGACGCTGCCCGGCGGCTCCACCGGTGACGGCTCCGGCGGTGCGGCGCCGCGCGCCGTGAACGCCGTGGTCGCCGTCGACGGGGCGGGTGCGCTCGTCGGGGCGTACCGCAAGGTGCACCTGTACGACGCGTTCGGGCACCGCGAGTCCGACCGGCTGGAGCCGGGGCCGGCCGACGCGCCGCCGCTCGTGCTCGACGTCGGCGGGCTGCGGTTCGGGGTGCTGACGTGCTACGACCTGCGCTTCCCCGAGTCGGCCCGGCGGGTGGTCGACGCGGGCGCGCAGGTGCTCGTCGTGCCGGCGGCATGGGCGTCGGGCGAGCTCAAGGCGATGCACTGGCGGACGCTGGCCGTGGCGCGTGCGATCGAGAACACCGCGGCCGTCGTGGCGGTCGGCCAGGCGGGCCGGGGAGTCACGGGCCGGTCGCTCGTCGTGGGGCCCGACGGCGTCGTCGGGCTGGAGCTCGACGAGCAGCCCGCGGTGCGGACCGTGGACGTCGACGGCGCCCTGCTGGCGCGGGTGCGCGAGACGAACCCGTCGCTGCAGAACCGCCGGTACGCGGTGGTGCCGCGCGGCTGA
- the mca gene encoding mycothiol conjugate amidase Mca — translation MTGERLRLMAVHAHPDDESSKGAATTAMYAAQGVDVLVVTCTGGERGDVLNPQYGQVEGGIEGMRTVRFAEMARAAQALGVRQHWLGFVDSGLPEGDPLPPLPEGCFALQPLEVASAPLVELVREFRPHVMTTYDPSGGYPHPDHVMTHRVAYEAYHAAGDAERYRGHGDPWTPLKLYYNHGFSLARMRAMHDAIVAAGHESPFGDWIDSRQAREIPERTATTFVPCSDFFPQRDAALRAHATQIDPDGFFFAVPREIELAQWPTEEFELAHAHVPTHLPEDDLFAGVRGTVGA, via the coding sequence GTGACCGGAGAGCGGCTGCGCCTGATGGCGGTGCACGCCCACCCCGACGACGAGTCCAGCAAGGGCGCGGCGACGACGGCGATGTACGCCGCGCAGGGCGTCGACGTGCTCGTCGTCACGTGCACGGGCGGTGAGCGCGGCGACGTGCTCAACCCGCAGTACGGGCAGGTCGAGGGCGGCATCGAGGGCATGCGGACCGTGCGGTTCGCGGAGATGGCACGCGCCGCGCAGGCCCTGGGCGTCCGGCAGCACTGGCTCGGCTTCGTCGACTCGGGGCTGCCCGAGGGTGACCCGCTGCCCCCGCTGCCCGAGGGGTGCTTCGCGCTGCAGCCCCTCGAGGTCGCGTCGGCGCCGCTCGTCGAGCTGGTCCGCGAGTTCCGTCCGCACGTCATGACGACGTACGACCCGTCCGGCGGCTACCCGCACCCCGACCACGTCATGACGCACCGCGTCGCCTACGAGGCGTACCACGCGGCAGGCGACGCCGAGCGGTACCGCGGGCACGGCGACCCGTGGACGCCGCTCAAGCTGTACTACAACCACGGCTTCTCGCTCGCGCGCATGCGGGCGATGCACGACGCGATCGTCGCCGCGGGCCACGAGTCGCCGTTCGGGGACTGGATCGACTCCCGGCAGGCTCGGGAGATCCCCGAGCGCACCGCCACGACGTTCGTGCCGTGCTCCGACTTCTTCCCGCAGCGCGACGCCGCCCTGCGCGCGCACGCCACGCAGATCGACCCCGACGGGTTCTTCTTCGCGGTCCCGCGCGAGATCGAGCTCGCGCAGTGGCCGACCGAGGAGTTCGAGCTCGCGCACGCGCACGTGCCGACGCACCTGCCCGAGGACGACCTGTTCGCGGGTGTCCGTGGGACGGTCGGCGCGTGA
- a CDS encoding DUF4307 domain-containing protein: MSQTPAVRPPAGRYGPEPTSRSVTLRRAGLVALGVLAAVVLAWVTIGVLREPVQWKDVGFRVDGPTSTQVTFEVTKDPALAVTCQVQALSESYAQVGVRSVDVGPAEVRTQRVTVPVRTSELAVSGVVVGCTPLEDR; this comes from the coding sequence GTGAGCCAGACCCCCGCCGTGCGCCCGCCCGCCGGGCGCTACGGACCCGAGCCTACGTCCCGATCGGTGACGCTCCGGCGTGCCGGGCTGGTGGCGCTCGGCGTCCTCGCCGCCGTGGTCCTCGCCTGGGTCACGATCGGCGTGCTGCGCGAGCCCGTGCAGTGGAAGGACGTCGGCTTCCGCGTGGACGGCCCGACGTCGACGCAGGTCACGTTCGAGGTCACGAAGGACCCGGCGCTCGCCGTGACGTGCCAGGTGCAGGCGCTGTCGGAGTCCTACGCGCAGGTCGGCGTGCGGTCGGTCGACGTGGGACCCGCGGAGGTCCGCACACAGCGCGTGACGGTCCCCGTGCGGACGTCGGAGCTGGCCGTCTCGGGCGTCGTCGTGGGCTGCACGCCGCTCGAGGACCGCTGA
- the greA gene encoding transcription elongation factor GreA, protein MTDTTAATWLTQEAYDRLTAELDRLKGEGRAEITARIAAARDEGDLKENGGYHAAREEQAKQEARIRELEAKLRNVQIGTPPDDGVVEPGMVVTAVVAGDEMVFLLGSREIAGTAEIDVFSPTSPLGAAINGTKVGDTTSYTAPNGKEIPVQIVGAKPFDA, encoded by the coding sequence GTGACCGACACGACTGCGGCCACCTGGCTGACGCAGGAGGCCTACGACCGGCTCACGGCCGAGCTCGACCGTCTCAAGGGCGAGGGTCGCGCGGAGATCACGGCGCGCATCGCCGCCGCCCGCGACGAGGGCGACCTCAAGGAGAACGGCGGCTACCACGCCGCTCGTGAGGAGCAGGCGAAGCAGGAGGCCCGCATCCGCGAGCTCGAGGCCAAGCTCCGCAACGTCCAGATCGGCACCCCGCCGGACGACGGCGTCGTGGAGCCGGGCATGGTCGTGACGGCCGTCGTCGCGGGGGACGAGATGGTGTTCCTGCTGGGCTCGCGCGAGATCGCGGGCACCGCGGAGATCGACGTCTTCTCCCCCACGTCGCCGCTGGGCGCCGCGATCAACGGGACCAAGGTGGGCGACACGACGTCCTACACCGCCCCGAACGGCAAGGAGATCCCGGTGCAGATCGTCGGCGCCAAGCCGTTCGACGCCTGA
- the ilvA gene encoding threonine ammonia-lyase: MTGLAEVRAAARLLDGVAERTPVQLSRALGHVAGADVWLKCENLQRAGSFKIRGAYVRMSRLSPQERARGVVAASAGNHAQGVALAARMLGIDAVVYMPVDAALPKIAATRDYGARVELVGRTVDEALVHACEHAERTGAVLVHPFDHEDVVAGQGTVALEIVEQVPDVATVVVPLGGGGLAAGIVAALAEARPDVRVIGVQAARAAAYPASLQAHHPIPAPELRTMADGIAVGVPGTVPFEVLDRHHLEVRTVSEEDISRAVLLVAERAKLLVEPSGAVAVATIMATPGAWDGPVVALLSGGNIDPQVLLHVVRHGLASAGRFLQVRVRIDDKPGSLAALLRDLAATGGNVMHVSHVRTGSDLAFDQVTIQTQVETKGPEHCAQVLQHLRAAGYQVQPD, encoded by the coding sequence GTGACCGGGCTCGCGGAGGTCCGCGCCGCCGCGCGACTGCTCGACGGCGTCGCCGAGCGCACGCCCGTGCAGCTGAGCCGCGCCCTCGGGCACGTCGCGGGTGCGGACGTGTGGCTCAAGTGCGAGAACCTGCAGCGCGCGGGGTCGTTCAAGATCCGCGGCGCGTACGTGCGGATGTCACGGCTGAGCCCGCAGGAGCGGGCACGCGGCGTCGTCGCGGCCAGCGCCGGCAACCACGCGCAGGGCGTCGCGCTCGCGGCGCGGATGCTCGGGATCGACGCCGTCGTCTACATGCCCGTCGACGCGGCGCTGCCGAAGATCGCGGCCACGCGGGACTACGGCGCGCGCGTCGAGCTCGTCGGGCGCACCGTCGACGAGGCGCTCGTGCACGCGTGCGAGCACGCCGAGCGGACGGGCGCCGTGCTCGTGCACCCGTTCGACCACGAGGACGTCGTCGCGGGGCAGGGGACCGTCGCGCTCGAGATCGTCGAGCAGGTGCCCGACGTCGCGACCGTCGTCGTGCCCCTCGGCGGCGGTGGGCTCGCCGCCGGCATCGTCGCCGCGCTCGCGGAGGCCCGCCCCGACGTCCGCGTCATCGGCGTCCAGGCCGCTCGTGCGGCCGCCTACCCCGCGTCGCTGCAGGCGCACCACCCGATCCCGGCGCCCGAGCTGCGGACCATGGCGGACGGCATCGCCGTCGGCGTGCCCGGGACGGTGCCGTTCGAGGTGCTCGACCGCCACCACCTGGAGGTCCGCACCGTCTCGGAGGAGGACATCTCCCGAGCCGTGCTGCTCGTCGCGGAGCGCGCCAAGCTGCTCGTCGAGCCGTCGGGCGCCGTCGCCGTCGCCACGATCATGGCGACGCCCGGCGCCTGGGACGGTCCGGTCGTCGCGCTCCTGTCGGGCGGCAACATCGACCCCCAGGTGCTCCTGCACGTGGTGCGGCACGGCCTGGCGTCCGCCGGCCGGTTCCTGCAGGTGCGCGTGCGGATCGACGACAAGCCGGGCTCGCTCGCCGCGCTCCTGCGGGACCTCGCGGCCACGGGCGGCAACGTCATGCACGTCTCGCACGTGCGCACCGGCTCGGACCTCGCGTTCGACCAGGTGACGATCCAGACGCAGGTCGAGACCAAGGGCCCCGAGCACTGCGCCCAGGTGCTGCAGCACCTGCGGGCCGCGGGCTACCAGGTCCAGCCGGACTGA
- a CDS encoding AI-2E family transporter, producing the protein MNPPPVTKTAPADHAVPPAVRAAASWSWRLLLIGAALAVLLWLIAQLKVVVVPVAVALLLTVLLAPLVGWLHRRLRLRRGAAAGIAVVALVAVVGTLLGLAGRSVVRGIGDLWDQASEGIDTILDWLATGPLQLSTADLEGWVDRLQESASGASSSVLSGVLTGATTVGHLLAGAVIALFCTFFFLLDGRTIWAWVVGLLPRGSREHVHQAARRGVVTLGAYTRTQILVAAVDAVGIGVGAAILGVPLALPLAILVFLGSFVPIVGAVVTGSIAVLVALVAQGPGAAIVMLAIVLGVQQLEGHVLQPFLMGHAVSLHPVAVLLSVAAGSFVAGILGALFAVPIVAVLNTVVLYLHGHDKFPQLGTSDHVTVRGRGHPVLDRAIAQVAELESERAATKADESDLGAGQATGEDEGATVQGAGDRTSGARDRDEQR; encoded by the coding sequence GTGAACCCGCCACCGGTCACGAAGACGGCACCGGCCGACCACGCGGTCCCACCCGCCGTCCGCGCTGCGGCCTCCTGGTCGTGGCGGCTGCTGCTCATCGGCGCTGCGCTCGCGGTGCTGCTGTGGCTCATCGCGCAGCTCAAGGTCGTCGTCGTCCCGGTCGCGGTCGCGCTGCTGCTCACGGTCCTGCTCGCGCCGCTCGTCGGCTGGCTGCACCGCCGCCTGCGGCTGCGGCGCGGGGCAGCCGCCGGGATCGCCGTCGTCGCCCTCGTCGCGGTCGTCGGCACGCTGCTCGGCCTCGCGGGCCGGTCCGTCGTGCGAGGCATCGGGGACCTGTGGGACCAGGCCTCCGAGGGGATCGACACGATCCTCGACTGGCTCGCGACCGGGCCCCTGCAGCTGTCCACCGCCGACCTGGAGGGCTGGGTCGACCGTCTGCAGGAGTCGGCGTCGGGCGCGTCGTCCAGCGTGCTGTCCGGGGTGCTGACCGGCGCGACGACCGTCGGGCACCTGCTCGCCGGCGCCGTCATCGCGCTGTTCTGCACGTTCTTCTTCCTCCTCGACGGGCGCACCATCTGGGCATGGGTCGTCGGGCTGCTGCCGCGCGGCTCCCGCGAGCACGTGCACCAGGCCGCGCGCCGGGGCGTCGTCACGCTCGGCGCCTACACGCGCACGCAGATCCTCGTGGCGGCCGTCGACGCGGTCGGCATCGGCGTGGGCGCCGCGATCCTCGGCGTCCCGCTCGCGCTGCCGCTGGCCATCCTCGTGTTCCTCGGGTCGTTCGTGCCGATCGTCGGTGCGGTCGTGACCGGGTCGATCGCGGTCCTCGTCGCGCTCGTCGCGCAGGGACCCGGCGCCGCGATCGTCATGCTCGCGATCGTGCTGGGCGTGCAGCAGCTCGAGGGGCACGTCCTGCAGCCGTTCCTCATGGGGCACGCGGTGTCGCTGCACCCCGTCGCGGTGCTGCTGTCCGTCGCGGCCGGGTCGTTCGTCGCGGGCATCCTCGGCGCGCTGTTCGCGGTGCCGATCGTCGCCGTCCTCAACACCGTGGTGCTGTACCTCCACGGGCACGACAAGTTCCCCCAGCTCGGGACGTCCGACCACGTCACGGTCCGCGGCCGGGGGCACCCCGTGCTGGACCGCGCGATCGCCCAGGTCGCCGAGCTCGAGTCGGAGCGGGCGGCCACGAAGGCCGACGAGAGCGACCTCGGTGCCGGTCAGGCGACCGGCGAGGACGAGGGTGCGACGGTGCAGGGGGCCGGCGACCGTACGTCCGGCGCGCGCGACCGCGACGAGCAGCGGTGA
- a CDS encoding cystathionine gamma-synthase yields MTTEHLAADDDRPTAGFATRAIHAGQDPDPSTGAVVPPIYQVSTYKQDGVGGLRGGYEYSRSANPTRTALEAALADVELGAAGFAFASGLAAEDTLLRAALRPGDHVVVPDDAYGGTYRLFARVFGPWGIEHTPVDLTDPSAVEAAIQPGRTKLVWVETPTNPLLNVADIGVISALARGVGALLAVDNTFATPYLQQPLALGADVVVHSTTKYVGGHSDVVGGALVVADGAQLPVGLEGPTGTTHLADALRFHQNASGAVAGPFDAWLTLRGLRTLAVRMDRHVANAQRVAEFLDAHDAVTSVIYPGLPSHPGHELAARQMRGFGGMVSFRTGSEASALAVCAATHVFTLAESLGGVESLIEHPGRMTHGSVAGTALEVPDDLVRLSVGIEDVDDLLVDLDRALAAGRGA; encoded by the coding sequence GTGACCACCGAACACCTCGCCGCCGACGACGACCGGCCGACCGCCGGCTTCGCCACCCGCGCCATCCACGCAGGTCAGGACCCCGACCCGTCGACCGGCGCCGTCGTCCCCCCGATCTACCAGGTGTCCACCTACAAGCAGGACGGCGTGGGCGGGCTGCGCGGCGGGTACGAGTACTCGCGCTCCGCCAACCCCACGCGCACCGCGCTCGAGGCGGCGCTCGCGGACGTCGAGCTCGGCGCGGCCGGGTTCGCGTTCGCGTCCGGGCTCGCGGCGGAGGACACGCTGCTGCGCGCGGCGCTGCGACCGGGTGACCACGTCGTCGTCCCGGACGACGCGTACGGCGGCACCTACCGGCTGTTCGCGCGCGTCTTCGGCCCCTGGGGCATCGAGCACACGCCGGTCGACCTCACCGACCCGTCCGCGGTCGAGGCCGCGATCCAGCCGGGCCGGACCAAGCTCGTCTGGGTCGAGACGCCCACGAACCCGCTGCTCAACGTCGCCGACATCGGCGTGATCTCGGCCCTCGCCCGGGGCGTCGGGGCGCTGCTCGCGGTCGACAACACGTTCGCGACGCCCTACTTGCAGCAGCCGCTCGCGCTGGGTGCGGACGTCGTCGTGCACTCCACGACCAAGTACGTCGGCGGGCACTCGGACGTCGTCGGCGGCGCGCTCGTCGTCGCGGACGGTGCACAGCTGCCCGTCGGCCTCGAGGGCCCCACCGGCACGACCCACCTCGCCGACGCCCTGCGGTTCCACCAGAACGCGTCCGGTGCCGTCGCGGGCCCGTTCGACGCGTGGCTCACGCTGCGCGGCCTGCGCACGCTCGCGGTCCGGATGGACCGGCACGTCGCCAACGCGCAGCGCGTCGCCGAGTTCCTCGACGCGCACGACGCCGTGACGTCCGTGATCTACCCCGGGCTCCCGTCGCACCCGGGGCACGAGCTCGCCGCCCGGCAGATGCGCGGGTTCGGCGGCATGGTGTCGTTCCGCACCGGCAGCGAGGCGTCCGCCCTGGCCGTGTGCGCCGCGACGCACGTCTTCACGCTCGCCGAGTCGCTCGGCGGCGTCGAGTCGCTGATCGAGCACCCCGGCCGCATGACGCACGGCTCCGTCGCCGGGACCGCGCTCGAGGTGCCCGACGACCTGGTCCGGCTGTCCGTCGGCATCGAGGATGTCGACGACCTGCTCGTCGACCTCGACCGCGCGCTCGCCGCCGGACGGGGCGCGTGA
- the msrA gene encoding peptide-methionine (S)-S-oxide reductase MsrA has protein sequence MNWLFGSALRSTMVDPGRALAGRDGYAYDVPQTHTVLGTPLAGPWPEGTRVLYVAMGCFWGAERAFWQLPGVVTTAVGYQGGFTPYPTYEETCTGLTGHTEAVLVAYDPSVLSDDDVLRTFWESHDPTQGYRQGNDVGTQYRSAVYTTTPEQAEAAARTRAEYQPRLARAGFGDITTEIRPADEAGTFFYAEGYHQQYLDKNPNGYCGLGGTGVSCPRPTGA, from the coding sequence ATGAACTGGCTCTTCGGCTCTGCGCTCCGCTCGACGATGGTGGACCCCGGCCGCGCGCTCGCCGGCCGCGACGGCTACGCCTACGACGTCCCGCAGACGCACACGGTCCTCGGCACGCCGCTCGCAGGCCCCTGGCCCGAGGGGACCCGCGTGCTGTACGTCGCGATGGGCTGCTTCTGGGGCGCCGAGCGCGCGTTCTGGCAGCTCCCTGGCGTCGTGACGACGGCCGTCGGCTACCAGGGCGGCTTCACGCCGTACCCGACCTACGAGGAGACGTGCACGGGCCTGACCGGCCACACCGAGGCCGTCCTCGTCGCGTACGACCCGTCGGTGCTGTCCGACGACGACGTGCTGCGCACCTTCTGGGAGTCGCACGACCCCACGCAGGGCTACCGGCAGGGCAACGACGTCGGCACCCAGTACCGCTCCGCGGTCTACACGACGACGCCCGAGCAGGCCGAGGCGGCCGCGCGCACCCGCGCCGAGTACCAGCCGCGCCTGGCGCGCGCCGGTTTCGGCGACATCACCACGGAGATCCGCCCGGCCGACGAGGCGGGCACGTTCTTCTACGCCGAGGGCTACCACCAGCAGTACCTCGACAAGAACCCGAACGGCTACTGCGGGCTGGGCGGCACGGGCGTCTCCTGCCCGCGCCCGACCGGCGCCTGA
- a CDS encoding SelT/SelW/SelH family protein: MTDTPPPSPAAPATPATARVVVTYCTQCRWLLRAAWYAQELLTTFHREVAEVALRPATGGVFTVEVVDGGTATTVWDRATGGGFPEITALKRSVRDLVAPDKPLGHSDHR; the protein is encoded by the coding sequence GTGACCGACACCCCGCCCCCGTCGCCCGCCGCGCCCGCGACTCCCGCGACCGCGCGCGTCGTCGTCACCTACTGCACCCAGTGCCGCTGGCTGCTCCGGGCCGCCTGGTACGCGCAGGAGCTCCTCACGACGTTCCACCGCGAGGTCGCGGAGGTCGCGCTGCGCCCCGCGACGGGCGGCGTCTTCACGGTGGAGGTCGTCGACGGCGGCACCGCGACGACGGTCTGGGACCGCGCGACCGGCGGCGGCTTCCCGGAGATCACCGCGCTCAAGCGCAGCGTCCGCGACCTCGTCGCGCCGGACAAGCCGCTCGGCCACTCGGACCACCGCTGA
- a CDS encoding CPBP family glutamic-type intramembrane protease, whose protein sequence is MDAPAAHVAPAPAPPLHATARDAARVLAAALVCGSAVLLFAVHVRPLGYVPLLVGVVLGLAVDRALGRDLAVVGLGMGIITTISLRADLSDAGIARFALALSAAVLVPYAVHRYVLGQDAIRFPVRTGRRWTRTQVVYLLVVVLLAYLILPWYFLGSGAYRNWPVVDSGQEVARLFVGVNAVGIWDELFFVCTVLALLRVHFPFPLANVLQATVFVSFLWELGYREWGPLLTVPFALVQGWIFRRTASLTYVVAVHLLFDLVVFMVLVHAHDPSLFDVFVTAPSSW, encoded by the coding sequence GTGGACGCCCCCGCCGCGCACGTCGCGCCCGCCCCCGCCCCGCCGCTGCACGCCACGGCCCGGGACGCCGCGCGCGTGCTCGCCGCGGCGCTCGTGTGCGGGTCGGCGGTCCTGCTGTTCGCGGTGCACGTCCGGCCGCTGGGGTACGTGCCGCTGCTCGTCGGCGTCGTCCTGGGGCTCGCCGTCGACCGCGCCCTGGGCCGCGACCTCGCCGTCGTGGGGCTCGGGATGGGGATCATCACGACGATCTCCCTGCGGGCCGACCTGTCCGACGCGGGCATCGCGAGGTTCGCGCTCGCGCTGTCCGCTGCGGTCCTGGTGCCGTACGCCGTGCACCGGTACGTGCTGGGGCAGGACGCCATCCGCTTCCCGGTGCGCACGGGACGACGCTGGACGCGGACGCAGGTGGTCTACCTGCTCGTCGTGGTGCTGCTGGCGTACCTGATCCTGCCCTGGTACTTCCTCGGCTCGGGCGCGTACCGCAACTGGCCCGTCGTCGACTCGGGGCAGGAGGTCGCGCGGCTGTTCGTCGGGGTCAACGCCGTGGGGATCTGGGACGAGCTGTTCTTCGTCTGCACGGTCCTCGCGCTGCTGCGCGTGCACTTCCCGTTCCCGCTCGCGAACGTCCTGCAGGCGACGGTGTTCGTGTCGTTCCTGTGGGAGCTCGGGTACCGCGAGTGGGGACCGCTGCTGACGGTCCCGTTCGCGCTGGTGCAGGGGTGGATCTTCCGGCGCACGGCGTCGCTGACGTACGTCGTGGCGGTGCACCTGCTGTTCGACCTGGTCGTGTTCATGGTGCTGGTCCACGCGCACGACCCGTCGCTGTTCGACGTGTTCGTCACGGCGCCGTCGTCGTGGTGA
- a CDS encoding D-arabinono-1,4-lactone oxidase, whose translation MTLTTWAGNYAYRAPQVASPRTVDELQEVVAGARHVRALGTRHCFNDLADGPGTLVSLEGLAPDVVLDEAARTVTVTGGTRYGTLARHLHAAGWAVHNLASLPHISVAGAVATATHGSGDASRNLSSAVAALDLVGPGGELRHVARGDADFPGAVVALGALGVAARVTLDVEPTFLVAQEVHVDLPWSAALDRFDELTASADSVSLFTDWTGDAVQQVWRKTRVADGAHALRADLLGARPADGPLHPLPGIDPVSCTQQLGVPGPWHERLPHFRLEFTPSNGDELQSEYLVARAHAVAALQAVRDMSAQVAPVLQVSEVRTVAADDLWLSTAYGDARVGLHFTWKPLQPQVEAVLPALEEALRPFDARPHWGKLFADVDRDLARLYPRWDDFRALVARTDPDGVFRNDFVDRHVLRG comes from the coding sequence GTGACGCTGACGACGTGGGCCGGCAACTACGCGTACCGCGCGCCCCAGGTGGCGTCGCCCCGCACGGTCGACGAGCTCCAGGAGGTCGTCGCAGGTGCCCGGCACGTCCGGGCGCTGGGCACCCGGCACTGCTTCAACGACCTGGCCGACGGCCCGGGCACGCTCGTGTCGCTGGAGGGGCTGGCGCCCGACGTCGTGCTCGACGAGGCCGCCCGCACGGTCACCGTCACCGGTGGCACCCGCTACGGGACGCTCGCCCGGCACCTGCACGCGGCCGGCTGGGCCGTGCACAACCTCGCCTCGCTGCCGCACATCTCGGTGGCGGGCGCGGTCGCGACGGCGACGCACGGCTCGGGCGACGCGTCGCGCAACCTGTCGTCGGCGGTCGCGGCGCTGGACCTCGTCGGGCCGGGCGGCGAGCTGCGGCACGTGGCGCGCGGCGACGCCGACTTCCCCGGCGCGGTCGTCGCCCTCGGGGCGCTCGGCGTCGCGGCGCGGGTCACGCTCGACGTCGAGCCGACCTTCCTCGTGGCGCAGGAGGTGCACGTCGACCTGCCCTGGTCGGCGGCGCTGGACCGGTTCGACGAGCTGACCGCGAGCGCGGACTCGGTGAGCCTCTTCACGGACTGGACGGGCGACGCCGTGCAGCAGGTGTGGCGCAAGACGCGCGTCGCCGACGGCGCCCACGCGCTGCGCGCCGACCTGCTCGGCGCGCGCCCGGCCGACGGGCCGCTCCACCCGCTGCCGGGCATCGACCCCGTGAGCTGCACGCAGCAGCTCGGCGTCCCGGGTCCGTGGCACGAGCGGCTGCCGCACTTCCGGCTCGAGTTCACGCCGAGCAACGGCGACGAGCTGCAGTCCGAGTACCTCGTGGCGCGCGCGCACGCGGTCGCGGCGCTGCAGGCGGTCCGGGACATGTCGGCGCAGGTCGCGCCGGTACTGCAGGTGAGCGAGGTGCGGACGGTCGCGGCGGACGACCTGTGGCTGTCGACCGCGTACGGCGACGCCCGGGTCGGTCTGCACTTCACGTGGAAGCCGCTGCAGCCGCAGGTCGAGGCGGTGCTGCCGGCGCTGGAGGAGGCGCTGCGGCCGTTCGACGCGCGCCCCCACTGGGGGAAGCTCTTCGCCGACGTCGACCGGGACCTCGCGCGGCTGTACCCGCGGTGGGACGACTTCCGCGCCCTCGTGGCCCGGACCGACCCGGACGGGGTGTTCCGGAACGACTTCGTCGACCGGCACGTGCTGCGCGGCTGA